In Bacteroidales bacterium, the sequence TCCAGTGCCGATGTGAGCGGTATTTTCTGTCCCTTGCTGGGGGATCTGCCGTATGAAGAATTCTGGGTAGTCTTGCTGAACCGGGCCAATAAAATCATTGATACGGTAAAAATCAGTCAGGGCGGGCTGGCCGGCACGGTTACCGACATCCGCATTATTCTCAGGCTGGCTCTCGAAAGGCTTGCTTCGTCCATCATCCTGGTTCACAACCATCCTTCAGGGAACCTGAAGCCCAGCGAATCGGACATTCAACTGACAAAACGCCTCAAGGAAGGCGGGGCACTGATGGACATTGCCGTACTGGATCATGTGATTGTGAGTGATCATAATGCGCTGAGTTTTGCGGATGAGGGAATAATCTGATGTGAGGGCGAGAGGGGTTC encodes:
- the radC gene encoding DNA repair protein RadC, whose amino-acid sequence is MTEYNMPIKTWSVEDRPREKLVLKGLRSLSDAELIAILLGSGTREESAVELARRLLKHYNDNLNELSKATAEDLKRFKGIGEARAVTVIAALELGRRRNAAEVIQRKKITSSADVSGIFCPLLGDLPYEEFWVVLLNRANKIIDTVKISQGGLAGTVTDIRIILRLALERLASSIILVHNHPSGNLKPSESDIQLTKRLKEGGALMDIAVLDHVIVSDHNALSFADEGII